Below is a genomic region from Cloeon dipterum chromosome 2, ieCloDipt1.1, whole genome shotgun sequence.
GATCTCGATGGAACTCGCCACGAATTCCAAAATGTTTCTCGTTGGCGCCTTGCCAAAACCGACCGCTAAGAAGTACTCTTGGTTTTACGAAAGTCGCACGGGCTGGTGGTTGTTCGCGCCGAGAATGCAGACTGACATAGAAAACGCATTTAAAAGTGGACAAAAATCGTTGAAGACCGTTATAAACGGCCAGACGTACATTTTAGATTTCAGAAAAATGGTCCAGACTTTTGCAAGCTCCAGATGGGAAACAACTCAGAGGATTAAAAAAGACTTGAGCTCGAGCAGCCACTTAGGAGTGGCTGGTCTAGAATATTGCTAATTACTTTAATCGAGACGTCACTGAAAATCGTTCCTAAAGGGGAAAAAGCTGACGTTTTCCTGAGGTTGCGCGCAgactgtttaaatttctcacaAGTTGGGCGttcggctccaaagtttgcatgccaATCAAGCGCGCGGCGAGCACTGTCTGttgaaaattacgatttttttctttggcgGGAGGCTATTTATCTCATATCTCACACACACTACACACCGtcggatagatcgcgacgtgTAGGGTTGAAATCAAGGGTaaaatgtttgacaaaactattacatttttcaaataatttcacaaaatctgattgtgaaatttaactgttcctttTTGATCAAGATTTGATTATTAGTGCACTTTGGAAAAGATGAATTATTGCTTAATTTtacaagcaataaaattcaataaggaCCAAAATTCCAGAATTTTCGGTTTGAGTCTTATGTCttaatcttttttttattgcaattacattatttgctcatttatttttaaggttgTTTACAGG
It encodes:
- the LOC135937480 gene encoding E3 ubiquitin-protein ligase RNF146-B-like: MLMKQRRFVWRMTRAIKKTKRPKQTNQDADIDECSVCILPLELPVRLQCGHVFCFTCARGLLKTTKCCALCRAEISMELATNSKMFLVGALPKPTAKKYSWFYESRTGWWLFAPRMQTDIENAFKSGQKSLKTVINGQTYILDFRKMVQTFASSRWETTQRIKKDLSSSSHLGVAGLEYC